The genomic window AGTCGGGGAGCAGAGTTCGCAGGTGGGTTCGCAAAGTCGGGCGGTCGGCCGACGACGACTGCACCCAGGCCACCAGGCGGCCGTCCACCACTTGGACAGCGGCTCGGTCCACTGACGGAATCTGGCGCAGGACCGCTTCCACCTCGGCCGGCTCGACCCGGTAGCCGTGCAGTTTCACCTGGTCGTCGACTCGGCCCCGGAACCACAGCAAGCCGTCGGCGTCACGGTGCGCCAGGTCGCCGCTGCGGTACCAGCGCTTGTCCCCACGTACGACAAAAGCCATTGCGGTCTGCTCTTGATCGTCGAGGTAACCGTCAGCCAGGCCGAGGCCGCCGATGTGGATCTCCCCGTCGGTGGCGGGCTGTCCGTCGGGGCCGATCACCTCGACCGTCGCGCCGCCGATGGGGCGCCCGATCGGCAGCCGGATGGCGTCGTCGGCCGGGCGGGTGTCGATGAGGTGCCAGGTGGCGTTGATGGTGGTCTCGGTCGGGCCGTAAAGGTTGGTGATCCGCTGACCAGGGCCGAGCAGGTCGAACCAGCGCCGTACGTGGGCGGGCGACAATTCCTCACCGCCGACGTGCACCCACCGTAGCCGGGACAGGTCGGCCCGGGTCTTCTCGGCCGCGGTGAGCAGGCGTTCCCACAGCGTGGGCACGGAACTCCACACCGTGACACGGTCGCGTTCAAGGCGCTGGGCGAGCAGTTCCGGATCGCGAACGGTGTCCCGGTCCCAGGCCACGACGGTGGCTCCGGCCAGCAGCGGGGCGAGAATCTGCCGCACCGAGGCGTCGAAACAGATCGACGCGGTCTGCGCGAGCCGGTCCCCCGACCGGTAACCGAAGGTGGTGATCGCCCAGTCCAGGTAGTTGATCATGGAACGGTGCGTGACGGCGACACCCTTCGGCCGACCGGTCGAACCCGAGGTGAAGATGACGTACGCCGTATCGTCCAGCTCGACCCGCACCACCGGAACCCCGGCGACCTCCCCCGGCCCCACCTCGGTGCCAGCGGCCACCAGAACCTCACCGTTGGCCGGCAGCGCCCCATCGCCGGCCAACGGAACCTCGCTGGCGGCCCGCCAGGTATCGCCATCGATCAGCGGAAGTCCGATCGCCTTCGCGGCGGTGCGGCTTCCCGCATCGCAGAGCACGACTCCCGCTCCGGCGCGTTCGAGTTGGCTCGCCAGGCGGGCCGGTGGGTGCGAGACGTCCATCGGGACCCAACCCGCGCCCGCCTTGAGAATGCCGACGAGCCCGATGACGGTGTCCGCGCCGGGGCCGGTGAGCAGGCCGACCCGCCGTTCCCCGGTGGCCGCGAGACGGACCGCGAGACGGTCGGATCGGACATCCAGCTCACGGTAGGTGAGCGGCCAGCCGTCGCTGAGGACTGCTATCGCGTCCGGCGTGCGCCGGCACTGTTCCCGAATCCGCTCCACGACACCGACCGATCCCGGACCCACGACAACGGCCGGTCTCGACTCGACGCCCGATCCCGGCGCCGCGGCCGGTCTCGGTTCCGCGGCCGGTCTCGACTGCGCGGCCGGTCTCGACTCGGCCGGTGGTGCGGTTGTCAGGGCGTTGATCTCGGCCAAGTGGTCCTCGGCCAGGCGGGCCACGGTTGCCGGACTGAACAGGTGCTCCGGGTAGTTCCAGGAGAAGTGGAGGGTGTCGTGGGCCTCGAAACACACCAGGCCCAGCCGGGTCGCGGCTGAGGCGGTTCCGGCGGTCGTGGCCCGGACGTTCGCGGCGGTCGTGCCGGTCCCGGGGAAACGGGCGAAGCTGAAACCAGCCGGGCTCGCGGTTCGGGGGCCGGTGCCCGCGGCGGCGAGCATACGGGCCAGGTCGACGGTCGAGACCGAGTCGTGCTGTTCGGCGGCGAGCCAGCGGTCGCGCAACCGGGCCGCGAGTGCGGTCACGGACTCGCCCGGTCGCACGTCGGCGAGCACCGGCAGCGTGTCGGCGAACGGCCCGACCATCCGCTCGACTCCCGGCACCCGTGCGGCCCGTCCCGCCCGGGCCACCGACACCGGCACGGCGTCCTGCCCACTCCACCGCGCCAGGCATCGGGCATAAACTGCTAAAAGCACATGAAAAACCGAGACTTCAGCGGTACGTGCGACAGCGGTCAACTTCCGGGTGGTTCCCTCGTCCAGAACCTTCTGTCGTACCGCGTACGGCCCTCGCGGTTCCGCTCCGGCATCTCCGTCGAAGGGCAGAGCCAGCCGCGGCCAGCCGTCCAGAACCCGCTGCCAGTGATCCAGATCGGACACCACGGGCGCGCTCCGCCGAGCTTCGTGATCGGCGAACGTGGCCACCGGCGCGGCACCCGGTTCCGCCCCTCGGTAGAGCGCCCACAGCTCGTCCCCGAGTACCGCAAGACTGAACCCGTCAGCAACCGCATGATGCACGACCACGATCAGATCCGCTCCAGCGAGCACGGCCCGAACAGGCGCCTCCCGCCCCAGATCAAACGGCCGATTCCGCACCTCAGCATCGATCACCTCGACCGGCCGCCTCGGCTCCTCAACGCTGAACCAGGCGGGCCACGAGATGACCGGATCCGCTGGTAGGAAGCGCTGGCCGTCCGGCCCGAAACGCACCCGGAGCATCGGATGACGCCGTTCCAGTTCGGCGAACGCCCAGCCCAGCCGAACCGTATCGACCGGACCGTTCAGGGTCTGCCGCACGTAGGCGTAGGCCGGAACCTCCGGATAGAGCCGTCCCGTCGTGACGAACGCCCGCTGCACCGGACTGAACGGGAACGTCCCCGGACCGGCAAGATGACTCGTGAGTTCAGCGATGGTCCGGTGTTCGAAGAACAGGGTGGTGGACAGCGTCCGTCCCAGCCGGGTCTCCAACTCTTTGACCAGGTCGACAGCGGTGAGCGAGTCCAGCCCCAGCGCCAGGAACGGTTCGTCCACCCCGATGCTCTCCGGCGCCCTCTCCAACGGCCCGGCCAGCATCTCCCGAACCACCGCAACCAGCGAGTCCCGACCCCACCCGCCGCCATCCGGCCGGTCAAGCTCCTCGGCCGGCGTCGTCATCGGCCGGGATGGCGGGTGGTTGGCCGGCCTGGCCGGGGCGTTCACCAGCACCTGGGGCACGCCGAGGGCGACCGCTGCCCACAGGATCTCCGGGACTCGTTCGATCGGCAGGCCCTCGCCGGCGACGGTGTGGGCGGCGGCGAGACCACCGCCGGTCAGCGCGGGAAGGTTGACCGCCACGAACGGGTGGCCGGCGGACTGTTCGGCCGCGGCGAGACTGTCCAGGTGAAGGTTCCCGGCGACGTAGTCACCGACCGCCCCGGCCAGGCCCGGCAGCACGGACGAGACCGAGGACAGGGCCACGACCAGCGGAATCACCGAACCGTCGGCCGCGTGCCGGGCCGTCAGCGCCCGGATCAGCAGCTTCGTCCCGCGGACTTTGGCGGCCAGTCCGGCGGTCACGTCGTCCGGGGTCTTCGCCCGCAGACTGCCCGGCCGGACCACCCCGGCCGCCTGCACCACCACGTCGAAACGCCGCCCGGCGAGCAGGCAGTCGACCTGTTCCGGCACTGTCACGTCGGCGACCACGTACTCCGCGGTGGCCCCGGATCTGCGCAACTCGGCCAGCAGGGCCGCCTGTTCAGCGGAACGTCCGGTCAACACCAACTGGGGACGCCCGCGGCGGGCCAGGTCACGGGCGATCTCGGTGCCGACCGCTCCGGCTCCGCCGATGATCAGATAGCTGCCGTCAGCCGGAAGCACAAACGACCGGGCGCCCCCACCCGGCCCGGCGGCTGCCGCCATCGATCCAGCACCTCCGGGACTTCCGGCGCTTCCGGCACCTCCAGCGTCCCTGGTGCTTCCGGGACTTCCGGCACCTCTGGCACTTGCGGCGGGGACGAACTCCCTGGTCAACCTCCGCCCGCCGCGCCACGCGACGATCTCGGCAGGGCCGGCGGCCGGTGGCGCCGCGCGCTCGTGGGCGATGGCGGCCCGTCGCTGTTGTTTCGAATCCGCTGAACCGAGGTCGACGATTCGGACGCCCGCGGCCCGGTTCTCGTCAGCGAACGCCATCGCCAGACCGGCCCATACCGCGTGCCGGGGGTGGGCGCTTCCGATGCCGGTGGCGTACAGATCTCGGGTGACCAGCAGAAGGCGGCCGTTCCTCGGCACCTCGGTGATCGCGGCCAGCGCCGCCGCCACACCGCCCTTGCCCGCGATCACCACCGTCGCCGGCTCACCCTCACCAATGGCCGCGGGCCGTGGAACTGCCGAGTGGCTGACGGACGCAGGTGGGGCTTCGGTCCAAGCGGGAACGAGAAGGGCATGGCCGGGATCAGCGGGCGCGGCCGGATCGGTGATCCAGTAGTGGCTGCGCTGGAACGGGTAGGTCGGGACCTCCACCCGGCGAGTGCCACTGTCCAGATGGGTGCGGTCCAGCGGGACACCCCTCTCCCACAACGTACCGGCGGCGGCCAGGAGATCCGCCGGAGTGGGGGCGGGGCAGAGGACATTCGTTCCCCGTACGAGATGAGAAAGAGTGACCGCCGCGCCCACCTCGACCATCGCGTCGAAACCGGCCTCCTGCAGACGGGCGACCGCCGCCGCGAAACGGACCGGGCGCACCGCCTGCGCCGCGAGATAGGTGCCGTCGAGACTCGCCAGCCAGTCGCCGGTCATGGTGCTGAGCAGCGGAATCGTCCCCGCCCGGAGAACAGGAGCGAGATGGGCCAGATGTGCGGCGACAGGTTCCATGGCCGGTGAGTGGAAGGCGTGCGAGACCGCCAGGCGCCGGGTGACCACACCAGCGGCCGCCAACTGCTCCTCGGCCCGGTCGATTGCCTCCCGGCTGCCCGCCAGGACCACCCGTCTCGCCGAGTTCTCCGCGGCGACGACCACACCGGACCAGGACGTCGCCACGATCTCCGGGCCGGCCTCCACGCCGATCTCCGGGCCGGATCTGGGCGGTCGGCTCTCGCCCAGCAGTCTGGTCACCTCGGTGGTGGAGGCGGCTACCGCGAGCATCGCCCCTGGTCCGGCGAGTTCAGCGGTCAGGTGGCCGCGTTGTTTCGCCAGCAGTACGGCCTCGACCGCGGTCAGGTGGCCGGCGGACACGGCGGCGGCCAGTTCGCCGAGGCTGTGGCCGGTGACCGCGGCCGGGCGGATGCCGTAGGCGGCGAGCTGCGCGGCCAGCGCCACCCCGAAGGCGACAACCAACGGCTGGGTCACCTCGGTACGGGCCAGATCCTCCATGGACACTGCGGGGTCGGTGCACCAGTCGACCAGGGTTCGGCCGGCGATGACTCCGGCCGCCGCCGAGACCTCATCTAGTGTCGCCCGGAAGACGGAAGCGTTCCGATAGAGCTCCGTGCCCTGTCCGGGACGCTGCGTGCCCTGTCCCCCGAACAGGAACGCCACCCGTGCGGGCCGGCCCATCGGCGGCCCCGGTTCGACCGCCGCCAACTGCGACGGGAGATCATTCCCGGTCACCAGCGCCACCCGGTACGGCCCGTCGTCCCGCGCCGTCGACACGGTCGCGCACACGTCCGCCGTCCGTAGCCGCGGGTACGCCCGCAGGTGATCGGCCAGTTCACGGGCAGCCGCATGCAGAGCCCCGGCTGAACGAGCCGAAAGAGTCAGTAGACGCGGCTCCTCCTCAGCGCGGCTGGCACTGAACCCGGACGCGGACTCAGGCTCGGGCGCTGCGAAAGCGGGTGGGGAGGCGACGGGTGGATCGACGGATGCGGCGATAGGTGGGGCGGAGAGGATCACGTGGGCGTTGGTGCCGCCGAAGCCGAAGCCGTTGACACCAGCCGTGTGTGGGGCCGGCCAGGGGCGATGTTCGGTGACCACCTCGAAGCCGGCCGCGGTCAGGTCGAAGCGGGGGGACGGGCGGTCGTGGTGCAACGACGGCGGTAACCGGCGGTGGTGCAGGGACAGGATCACCTTCACCAAGGCGGGGAGACCGGCCACGTTGAGCAGGTGACCGATGTTCGTCTTGACCGAGCCCAGCAGGCGGGGACGGCCGTCGGCGCGGGGCGGGAAGGCGTGCGCCAGGGAACGGGCCTCGATCGGGTCACCGACCGCGGTACCGGTGCCGTGCGCTTCCACATAGGTGACCTCGGCGGGGTCCACGCCACTGTCGCGGTAGGCGTCGGCGATCACCTGTTGCTGGAGCAGCGGGTTCGGGGCCATCAGGCTCAGGGAGCGGCCGTCGTTGTTGACCGCGCTGCCCCGTACCACCGCCAGGATCCGGTCGTCGCCCGCGTCGGCGAGCCTTGTCAGCACCAGGGCCGCGCCGCCCTCACCGGGGACGAAACCGTCGGCGCCGGCCGCGAACGCCCGGCATCGACCGGTCGGGGACAGGGCCTGGGCCTGGGACAACAGGGTCTCGCCGGTAGCGGTCAGGTTCAGGTTGACGCCGCCGACCACGGCGACGTCACAGTCTCCCGCCTCCAGACTGCGGCGGGCCAGATGCAGCGCCACCAGCGCCGACGAGCAGGCGGTGTCGACAGCGAGAGCCGGACCGTGCAGATCCAGCAGGTGAGCGACCCGGGCAGCGATCAGGTTACGAAGCGTTCCGGTGAGCGCGTGCGCGCCGCCGCCACCGGCCAAGCCGGCCGGGCTGGATGCGGTCATGAGTTCGGGGTAGGCGCTCTCGCCTACCGCCGCGAAGACACCGATACGTCGGCCGTGCCGGCGGGGACCGGCGTATCCGGAACGTTCCAGGGCTTCGTGGGCCAACTCCAGGAAGATCCGGGCGTGCGGGTCGAGAAGACGGGCTTCTTCCTCGGCGATTCCGAAATATCCGGCATCGAACTGTGCGGGATCTGCGAGGAACGCACCCTGTCCCCCGCCGGCCCAACGGGTCACCGGAGTGACGCTGTCCCGGCCGGCCACCAGGTTGTCCCAGAACTCCTCAGGCGTGTCCGCCCCCGGAAAACGGCAGGCCATCCCGATGATCGCAAGCCCGTCAGGACCAGGCATAGAACCAGTAGACATAGGAGCAGCAGTCGTAGGACCGGCATGAGGACCGGCACCGGTTGTCAGGAGACGGTCGGCGAGGGCGGCTGGTGTGGCGCAGTCCCGGAGCATCGCGGGGTCGAAGGTTCGGCCGAAGCGGTCCTCCAGATCGGCCAGTACCTCCATCGCGCCCAGCGACGAACCGCCGATTGCCAGGAAACGATCGTCGGGGCCGATCGTCTCCGCCGGAATCCGGAGCACCCGCGCCCAGATCTCCCGGACGATGTGTTCCGTTTCGGTCCGCGACAGCGACGCCACCGGCCGGGGATGAGCGCGCCCCTGATCCGGCTCGGCGGACCGCGACCGCAGCGAACCGGAGACCGGCAGCGGCGCAGCGAGCGTGGATGTGGGCGGGGCCGACGCAGCAGATATGAGCGGGGTAGCCGCAACAGACTCGGGCGAGGGCCACGCAGGCCCGGGTGTGGTGAGGCGGTCGCGGAAGGGGTGGCGGCGTAGTTTGCCGCTGGTGGTTCGGGTGAACGTGCCGGAGGGGACCACCTCGATGTGGACCTGGTCGTAGGACAGGGCCTCGGCTACCCGGGAGCGGATCAGGGCGGTCAACGCCGATGGGTCGGGGCGAACTGCGGGGGCCGCCACGAAGACCGCCACCTGTTCGCGGCCGGATACCGGGTCGGGGGCGCCGACCACCGCGATCGGACCGGGTCTGAGGCCGGGGGTGGCGGCGGCCACTTCTTCCAGGTCGGCGGCGTGGAAGTTGCGGCCGTTCACGAACAGGACGTCCTTGTGGCGGCCGGTCACGCACAACCGGCCGGACCGGAGGAAGCCCAGGTCGCCGGTGCGGAGCCATGAGCCGTCGAACAGGTCGGCGGTGGCCTGCGGGGAACGGTGGTAGCCGCGGGTGACGTTCGGGCCGCGCAGTTGGATGTGCCCGACCAGGCCGTCCTCCAGGGGCAGGCCCTCGTCGTCGACGATCCGAAGTTCACAGCCGGGCACCGGATAGCCGACGTCCATGAACTCCACAGGCGAAACCGGAGACGAAGCCGAATGGCCGGCGGAAGAGGAGAGCGGCGAAGCAGCGAAGGCGGCGGGGACGGCGACTCCGCGGGCCAGGGCGGACCGGTGGAGGCGGACGGGGGTGGCGACCTCGCCCATCGGTGGGGAGGCGACCGCGACGGTGGCTTCGGCCAGGCCGTACACCGGCTGGACCGCGCCGGGGGACAGGCCCGCCCTGGTCATCCGGGTGGCGAAGGTGCGCCACACCGACGGGGAGATGGGTTCGGCGCCGACCATCAACAGGCGGACGCTGCTCAGATCCAGGGTGTCGAGGACTTCCTCCGGGACCCGGCGGTTGGTCAGGGCCAGGGCGAAGTTGGCCGCGGCCAGGACGGTGGCGCGGTGCTGGGCGGCGGTGCGCAGCCAGGTCTCGGGGCGTTTCGCGAACGTCAGGGGGCTGATCCGGATCTGGCGGCACAGGTTGTGCAGTGGGGTCAGGTGGGTGCCGATGAGGCCCATGTCGTGGAAGTACGGCATCCACGTCAGGAACACGTCGGCGGAGCTGACCTGGCCGCTGCGGGATGCCTGTGCCAGGTTGGCGAGCACGTTCGCGTGGGTCAGTTCGACACCTTGGGGAGTGCCGGTGCTGCCGGAGGAGAACTGCAGGAAGGCGAGGTCGTCCGGGCGTACCGCAACCGGGGTGTGCAGCGGCGACGCGGACCGCAGGTCGCGGGCGGACAGCAGGGTCGCGCCGGGCGTCGCGGTGTCACCGGCGAGGTGGGCGGCGTCCAGGTGGGTACGGACGGTGGCCAGGCGGTGGGGTTCCGGCGGCAGCGGAACCGGGACGATTCCGGCGACGATCGCGCCCCAGAAGAGGGCCAGGAAGTCGGCGCTGTCGTCGGTGACGATCATCAGGGTGGTACCGGGGGTGAGCCCGGCCGCGTGCAGGCCGCCGCCGACGCGGAGGGCGTCGGCATACAGTTCGGCATAACTGACGAAACGGTCGCCGGACGGGTCGGCGTGGATGACGCCCTGGCCTGGCGCTTCGGCGGCGGCTCGGGCCAGGGCATCGGTCAGCGTCATGATCAGGACCTTATCGGCGGGTGCAAACCTCAGTTTCCACCTGGCACGTCCGAACGGACAGACGTGCCGGATCAGATGTTCCTGCTGGCCAACCTGGTGATCATGGCGGCCTACGTGGCCGTGATGGTCTCGATCGTGGTGCCGCTGACCCGGGCGCGCCAGCTCTGGTCCAACAAACTCGCCACCGCGACAGCGATGATCTTCTTCAGTTGCGCGGTGGGGCACGGGTTCCACGCGGCGATGACCTTCCGGATGATGACGGCGCCACCGGACCATCACCTGTCCTCGCCGGGCTGGTCGTGGGGGTCGGCGCTGTGGGACGTGTGCACGGCGGCGGTCGGCGTCTACTACTGGAGCCTGCGGCGCGGTTACGGCGTGCTCATGCAGACCGGCGCCATGTACGTCGATCCGTGGGGTCAGCGGCGACTCGACGAGGCGGAGACCCGGGAGCAGGCCGCTCAGGAGATGGCCGCCGCGCACCAGGCCACCCTGGCCACGGTCGTCGCGGACAGTGCGGACGCGATCATCGGCGTCACCCCGCAGGGCGTGATCACCGCCTGGAACGGGGGCGCCGAACGGATCTTCGGGTACGCGGCGTCCGAGGTGCTGGCCGGGCCGGCCACGGTCCTCGCCGACGCGGACGGGGCGGGTCAGCAGACCGAGATGCTGGCGCGGATCCTGTCCGGCGAGGGGAGTTTCTCGTACGAGGGACGCCGTGTCCGTAAAGACGGCAGTCCGGTGGAGGTCGCGTTCACCGTGACGCCCGTGAAGGACCAGGCCGGCACGATGATAGGGGTGTCGGTGATCGGCCGGGACGTGACCGCGGCCAAGGAGACAGCCGAACGCGAGCGGATCGTGCAGGAAC from Actinoplanes derwentensis includes these protein-coding regions:
- a CDS encoding hybrid non-ribosomal peptide synthetase/type I polyketide synthase, producing the protein MTLTDALARAAAEAPGQGVIHADPSGDRFVSYAELYADALRVGGGLHAAGLTPGTTLMIVTDDSADFLALFWGAIVAGIVPVPLPPEPHRLATVRTHLDAAHLAGDTATPGATLLSARDLRSASPLHTPVAVRPDDLAFLQFSSGSTGTPQGVELTHANVLANLAQASRSGQVSSADVFLTWMPYFHDMGLIGTHLTPLHNLCRQIRISPLTFAKRPETWLRTAAQHRATVLAAANFALALTNRRVPEEVLDTLDLSSVRLLMVGAEPISPSVWRTFATRMTRAGLSPGAVQPVYGLAEATVAVASPPMGEVATPVRLHRSALARGVAVPAAFAASPLSSSAGHSASSPVSPVEFMDVGYPVPGCELRIVDDEGLPLEDGLVGHIQLRGPNVTRGYHRSPQATADLFDGSWLRTGDLGFLRSGRLCVTGRHKDVLFVNGRNFHAADLEEVAAATPGLRPGPIAVVGAPDPVSGREQVAVFVAAPAVRPDPSALTALIRSRVAEALSYDQVHIEVVPSGTFTRTTSGKLRRHPFRDRLTTPGPAWPSPESVAATPLISAASAPPTSTLAAPLPVSGSLRSRSAEPDQGRAHPRPVASLSRTETEHIVREIWARVLRIPAETIGPDDRFLAIGGSSLGAMEVLADLEDRFGRTFDPAMLRDCATPAALADRLLTTGAGPHAGPTTAAPMSTGSMPGPDGLAIIGMACRFPGADTPEEFWDNLVAGRDSVTPVTRWAGGGQGAFLADPAQFDAGYFGIAEEEARLLDPHARIFLELAHEALERSGYAGPRRHGRRIGVFAAVGESAYPELMTASSPAGLAGGGGAHALTGTLRNLIAARVAHLLDLHGPALAVDTACSSALVALHLARRSLEAGDCDVAVVGGVNLNLTATGETLLSQAQALSPTGRCRAFAAGADGFVPGEGGAALVLTRLADAGDDRILAVVRGSAVNNDGRSLSLMAPNPLLQQQVIADAYRDSGVDPAEVTYVEAHGTGTAVGDPIEARSLAHAFPPRADGRPRLLGSVKTNIGHLLNVAGLPALVKVILSLHHRRLPPSLHHDRPSPRFDLTAAGFEVVTEHRPWPAPHTAGVNGFGFGGTNAHVILSAPPIAASVDPPVASPPAFAAPEPESASGFSASRAEEEPRLLTLSARSAGALHAAARELADHLRAYPRLRTADVCATVSTARDDGPYRVALVTGNDLPSQLAAVEPGPPMGRPARVAFLFGGQGTQRPGQGTELYRNASVFRATLDEVSAAAGVIAGRTLVDWCTDPAVSMEDLARTEVTQPLVVAFGVALAAQLAAYGIRPAAVTGHSLGELAAAVSAGHLTAVEAVLLAKQRGHLTAELAGPGAMLAVAASTTEVTRLLGESRPPRSGPEIGVEAGPEIVATSWSGVVVAAENSARRVVLAGSREAIDRAEEQLAAAGVVTRRLAVSHAFHSPAMEPVAAHLAHLAPVLRAGTIPLLSTMTGDWLASLDGTYLAAQAVRPVRFAAAVARLQEAGFDAMVEVGAAVTLSHLVRGTNVLCPAPTPADLLAAAGTLWERGVPLDRTHLDSGTRRVEVPTYPFQRSHYWITDPAAPADPGHALLVPAWTEAPPASVSHSAVPRPAAIGEGEPATVVIAGKGGVAAALAAITEVPRNGRLLLVTRDLYATGIGSAHPRHAVWAGLAMAFADENRAAGVRIVDLGSADSKQQRRAAIAHERAAPPAAGPAEIVAWRGGRRLTREFVPAASARGAGSPGSTRDAGGAGSAGSPGGAGSMAAAAGPGGGARSFVLPADGSYLIIGGAGAVGTEIARDLARRGRPQLVLTGRSAEQAALLAELRRSGATAEYVVADVTVPEQVDCLLAGRRFDVVVQAAGVVRPGSLRAKTPDDVTAGLAAKVRGTKLLIRALTARHAADGSVIPLVVALSSVSSVLPGLAGAVGDYVAGNLHLDSLAAAEQSAGHPFVAVNLPALTGGGLAAAHTVAGEGLPIERVPEILWAAVALGVPQVLVNAPARPANHPPSRPMTTPAEELDRPDGGGWGRDSLVAVVREMLAGPLERAPESIGVDEPFLALGLDSLTAVDLVKELETRLGRTLSTTLFFEHRTIAELTSHLAGPGTFPFSPVQRAFVTTGRLYPEVPAYAYVRQTLNGPVDTVRLGWAFAELERRHPMLRVRFGPDGQRFLPADPVISWPAWFSVEEPRRPVEVIDAEVRNRPFDLGREAPVRAVLAGADLIVVVHHAVADGFSLAVLGDELWALYRGAEPGAAPVATFADHEARRSAPVVSDLDHWQRVLDGWPRLALPFDGDAGAEPRGPYAVRQKVLDEGTTRKLTAVARTAEVSVFHVLLAVYARCLARWSGQDAVPVSVARAGRAARVPGVERMVGPFADTLPVLADVRPGESVTALAARLRDRWLAAEQHDSVSTVDLARMLAAAGTGPRTASPAGFSFARFPGTGTTAANVRATTAGTASAATRLGLVCFEAHDTLHFSWNYPEHLFSPATVARLAEDHLAEINALTTAPPAESRPAAQSRPAAEPRPAAAPGSGVESRPAVVVGPGSVGVVERIREQCRRTPDAIAVLSDGWPLTYRELDVRSDRLAVRLAATGERRVGLLTGPGADTVIGLVGILKAGAGWVPMDVSHPPARLASQLERAGAGVVLCDAGSRTAAKAIGLPLIDGDTWRAASEVPLAGDGALPANGEVLVAAGTEVGPGEVAGVPVVRVELDDTAYVIFTSGSTGRPKGVAVTHRSMINYLDWAITTFGYRSGDRLAQTASICFDASVRQILAPLLAGATVVAWDRDTVRDPELLAQRLERDRVTVWSSVPTLWERLLTAAEKTRADLSRLRWVHVGGEELSPAHVRRWFDLLGPGQRITNLYGPTETTINATWHLIDTRPADDAIRLPIGRPIGGATVEVIGPDGQPATDGEIHIGGLGLADGYLDDQEQTAMAFVVRGDKRWYRSGDLAHRDADGLLWFRGRVDDQVKLHGYRVEPAEVEAVLRQIPSVDRAAVQVVDGRLVAWVQSSSADRPTLRTHLRTLLPDYLIPGRLEIVTGLPLTAAGKIDRAALSALSPKPAPSPKSALSTQVEPATATEQLLADLWKRQLEVEQVSRGDDFFALGGDSIGVLELFASLAEHRTALPRPTVLYRNRTLAELATAIDTFTAEAVSGGDSGGEVEGGVASGEYPVSLTQRGFLLADAVGAPSTWLAAPRLSGPLELERFQRAVDVLVERHAMLRTVFPRDARPPVQREIAAARLTVGYLETPRPLDEELSAEREHRFDSAEWPLVRLRLLRYGPSDHVLVVHAHHLVGDGYSVALLMRELLAVYDGETLPVLRSTFRDYVSLLATIRPEVAPHDGGPLVTGGEIATAGVTVTERNVAALRKLAVDAGVTPFVPVLAAYRQALVQVIGRPDPVIGVAVTGRDHALTDMTRIFGPCATAVAVQVKEATARRTTDAEVVGAEIAVAEVAGGECVRGVGLAEVAAAVDEARNRSFTAPQGWQYFFTHLEFGAPAPGRTLSLAWDDMDAELAVPPGTEVLLAVRPVAGGGLRLTLRGRLAKETLDRLAIAINNDMNRRIGQGKGVGARAGRGTALDSDAALDSALVGYLPAPAHWGALAGGLPVEIRAMLVGLDRESLRAAIFPDGGARLLETVETPLGRSGFVAVPRFADELGHTGLAEVAAGGVDLAAGLGARTVSLAGMIPALTGYGAALTPYRRKEVDLTTGHAVTAASVVRTTFAALAAQGRELRDCVVAVLGVGSIGDSSLSLLLARAPEPPAGLILCDLPSAAGRLKDLAATLDMPVETATDGPAAVYRADVIVAATSGGPNTLDVDRLKPGTILIDDSFPHCFDTGRALTRMRERGDVLIVGGGLLDCGDTRRIPAEGLPAVNAQLPGSIASCQLESLLHATMPGLPLVTGPVDAERAAAYWDALEAADIAAAPLHLLNQLRGDH